TAATGAGCGTACTCTTTTCTGAATACGATGATTTTGCGTTAAACTATATGTCAAATACATTCCAACACTGCAATATGGATTTTTCTCCTTTACCAATATTATCTAAAATTGATGCAAATAGAATAAAAACACCGATTACAATTTTTGCCTGTGAAAAGGATATAATGTTTCCCGGAAAAAAAATGATAAGAAGGGCAAAAAGAATTTTCCCTTCATTGAAAGAAGTAGTGTTATTAAAAGATTCAGAGCACGTACCAAGTTCTAAAAACTTTAAAGTAATAGAAAGTAGTATCATAAATAATTTCAATATGATCAACTCTTAAATGTCCTTGATATTTTAATGCGTATGTGTAAAGTGCTTTTCGCGTTCTGCTTGGTTTTCCGATGTTTAATTCAGTTTCAATGTGTGCGTTGGCAAGACATAATCTTTTGCAATTTTTGGCGTAGCGTTGGCTGAAGCGAATTACAAATATGTATGGCTTTGAGCGTTGGCATTTCATTTACTAATAGTTTAATGTTGCTCCAAATCCAATTCCCATATCGCTGTCATAATGTGTTGAAATTCCTAAATGACGAGTAACAATATATTTAAAACCTGACATATATTCCTTGTCTGTATTTACCATAAATGCCCATCTCAATCTTGGCGAAATAGGAATGTCCTCTCGCATTAACTGAAACCGAACATTTCCGTCCGTAAAAACCTCGCCTTGTAACTTCACGACGTATATTCCGCTCCCAAACTCAAAACTGCTCTTTGGTCCTTGGTATTAGTCTGTCCGAAAATGTTCTTTTCTACTTCGCCATTTTGTTCTCGGTAACGCCAATCAAATCCCACAAATGGCATAAAGGGGAGATATCAGTTAATAGTGAGTGAATCGGCTTGGCAAACACTCAAACGCAAGCTCAGGCTCCTTGCCAAGAAAACGTTGCCATTGTAATTAGCGGAAAGGCTACAGCGCTTAAAACTCATCTAAGAGGATGGTTTAACAATTTCCGATTAGGAAATATAGGGGTCAAACTTAAAAAGCTGGATGAATGGTTACGGAACCGGTTACGCTTCTGCATATGGCACGATTGGAAGAAACCAGAGCGCAAACGCAAGAATCTCATAGGTTTAGGTATAAAACAGGGACAAGCGTATGCTTGGAGCAGTACAAGAATGGGAGGATGGGCAGTAGCCCAAAGCCCAATACTTAGAACTACTATTACCGAAAAGCGCTTAAGAAAAAGAGGTTATCAAAGTATGCTGGCGTACTACCTTAGTGTAAAGTTCTGATATAACGAATCGCCGTGTACGAGACCCGTACGCACGGTGGTGTGAGAGGCGCAGTCCGTTCCTAACTAGGGGCGGATCCGTCTACTCGATTAGCTGCTACCTTTTTTTCAATTTTCAACTGGGTTAGGTCGGTCAACTTCTTGCCATCATATTTCCACAAATTTCCTTTTCTACCACCAAACCACATATTTCCATCTTTATCTTCTATGATTGTTCTTATCGAAATTCCTGATAATTTGTCTAAAGATTTGAAACTCCCATTTTCAAAATAGCAAAGAGCTTCTCTGTCGCTACCTACCCAAATTTTTCCGTCTGAACTCTGGAATATAACGGCAACATTATTATTACACAAACCATTACTTTCATTAAAGTTTCTAAAGTTTTTTCCGTCAAACTTATCCAATCCACCGTTTCGATTTCCATTAGTTCCTATCCAAATGTTTCCTTCTTGGTCTTGATACAGATAGCGGACCATATTATCACTTAATCCACTTTCCGTTTTGTACTCTTGGAATGTTTCGCCATCGTATTTGGTTATTCCGCCATTACTCATTGAAGCAAACCAAATGTTTCCATTTTTGTCCTTTAAAATGCTTTGTATGACATTGTGATGAAGATTATCTTCATATTTTCTGCCTTTCTCAGCCAATATATTTTGAAATGTTGTTCCGTCATATTTATAAGCACCACCACCTGAAGTTCCAATCCAAAATATTCCATTTTTGTCTTGAATTATTGAATTTGCTTGGTTTGGGTTGATTGTTGGGTAAATGTTTTTGTACCATTCGCTACTTGTGTCAATATAGGGAAGTGAAATTTGAGTAAATTTTTTACCGTCATAATTGCACAAGCCTTTATTAGTTGCGAACCAAATTATTCCTTTGTCATCTTCAATGATGTCCCATATTTGGTTGGTGCAAAGTCCATCATCTTCATTAAAATTTGTGAATTTTTCGCCATCAAATCTATAAAGTCCTTCGGTTGATGTCCCAAACCAAAGGTCTCCATTTTTGTCTATTAAACTGCTTGTAACAATGTCAGCACTTGTATAAACTTTAGGTTCTTTTAATTCAACAGTTTTCTGTTTCTGTCCGTCACAAGAAAAAAATAGAAGTAAAGTTATTGTTGAAATCAGAAAGTTCACTATTCTCTTTTGTTGTTTTAGGTTGCAGCTAACGGTTTTGTATATGGCTCGTAGCGTGCAAATAAGCTGTTTCCATTCGGTTGAGTACAAGCCAGATTTTTAAATTTTACTATTTATCTTTTTTTTGCGAAATCGTCAAATTTAAAAATTTGGCGGACTTCGCAAATATGCCAAAACTTCGTTTAAGCAACTGCCCAGCTATGAGCTATATACGGTGTGTGTGCCCAGTATGGGCATCTTTACCTTATAGCAATATAAGGATTTATTTAGAGGGTGTAAGTCCCTTATGCGCTGGAGTAACGTCTGGAAGCATTAGTAAGTCGCAAGGTTGTTAACTGTGAAGTTAGGACTGAAGAAAGCGAGACTACAAAACTCGGTACTGACGAACAGGAACCGTATACAGAGGCATATTTACTTGGGTAAGCAAGCACATCATTGTAACGCCCCAAGAACACCAAAAGGGTAGATATGTAGATACGGCAGGGATCGAGCGAAAGAAGATGTTCTTACCTGGGGAGGTCTCCAAAGCTACGTGTAGCTACATGGAGAAGTCAGCAGAGGTCATAGTACTTTACAGGAAATGAGCTAGGGCAGAACCCTAGAGGACTCACAAGTAAGGAAGGACTGAACGTTAGATCACGTCCGGATTCGTATAGGAATCTGTTAATTGGATAGCCTATACCTAGAAGGACAAGAACAGTACGAAATGATAGCAAAAGTAGTAGCAGCTAGAAACTTGAGCGACGCCTGTAAAAAGGTAGTCCGCAATAAAGGTTCAGCAGGAATAGATGGTATGACCACCCAAGAGCTAAAGGCATTTATAGATGCTCACCGCTCGAAAGTGGTACACCAACTTATTTCTAAAAGCTACAGGTCACAAGCTATCAAAGGGGTAGCGATACCTAAGGCGAATGGTAAGACCAGATTACTGGGAGTACCAACGGTAGTGGATAGATGGCTTCAACAAGCGGTAAGCCAACAACTGGTGATTCATTTCGAACTTGATTTCGAATCAGAGAGTTACGGTTTCCGCCCAAGGAAGAACCTTCAACAGGGAGTATTAAAAAGTCAAGAGTACATCAATGACGGCTACCAAGACTTAGTAGATATCGACCTTAAAAGTTTCTTTGATGAAGTCCAACACTATAAACTACTTCAGCTTATTTATAACAAGGTTAAATGTCCGACCACCTTATGGTTGATCCGCAAATGGTTACGAGCGCCTATTTTAAAGAATGGGCAACTGTGTAAGCGCAGAAAAGGATTGCCACAAGGCAGCCCATTAAGTCCGTTATTGTCTAACATCATGTTAGACCAATTGGACAAACATCTAAAAGTACGAGGGTTCAGGTTCATTCGCTATGCCGATGATTTCAGTATTTACACAAAATCAAAAGCAGCGGCACGAGCGATAGGGAATGAGGTTTATCTGTTTTTAAAGGAGAAACTGGATTTACCTGTCAACCGAGCAAAGAGTGGTATTCGTAGACCCTCTACATTCAAGGTGTTGGGTTATAGGTTTACGCCAGTCTATAAGAAAGGCGTAAAGGGGAGGTATCAGTTAACAGTAAGTGAATCGGCTTGGCAAACACTCAAACGCAAGCTCAGGTACCTTACCAAGAAAACGCTACCATTGTCATTAGCAGAAAGGCTACAGCGCTTAAAACTCATCTATAGAGGATGGTTGAACAATTTCCGATTAGGAAATATAGAGACCAAACTTAAAAAGCTGGATGAATGGTTACGTAACCGACTACGCTACTGCATATGGCACGATTGGAAGAAACCAGAGCGCAAGCGCAAGAATCTCATTGGCTTAGGCATAAAACAGGGACAAGCGTATGCTTGGAGTAGAACAAGAATGGGAGGATGGGCAGTAGCTCAAAGCCCTATACTTAGAACTACTATTACTGAAAAGCGCTTAAGAAAAAGAGGTTATGAAAGTATGCTAACGTACTACCACGTTGTAAAGTTCTGATATAACGAACCGCCGTATACGAGACCCGTACGTACGGTGGTGTGAGGGGTGCACTCCGTCATTTGATGGCGGAGCCATCCACTCGATTGTAAACTGGCTTTATGCTATTTGTTCAATTCTTGCTCCTTTACATAATGGATAAGAATTTACAAATTCCTTAATCGATTCTTTCATTTCAGTAAAAGAATCAGAGTAAAAATAAAGTGCAGTTTCATTTCCGCCTTCCCAATATTTTGTGATTTCTGAATTGTCATTGGTCATTTTTTTTATTTCTGAAATCACAAAATTAATGTCAGAGGTTTTATAAACTTCTGGGTCTAAATTAACTCCGTCTATATAAATTCCCAGCCCTTCTTTCTGTCCAAATTCTATTTTTTGGTCGGTTTTTTCTATTGTCAATTTTGAGCCTTTAGGTGCTCCGAGTTCCTCCAGTTTTTTAATAATTAACTGAATATCGTTTTCGTTAATTTCGTTTGAATTTAGTTTGATTTCTAAATCGCAATATTCAAGTTCTCCTGATTTCAATTGCATAGTTCCTCCACCTGTTACTTCTCCGATTCCGTTTGCTTTTAACAATTCCTCTAAAGGGTCTTCATAGATTTCTCCTCTGTCGAGAGGCATAATTTTGTCATTTAAAGTGGCTACGATAAAATTTCCGACATCGTTATTTTTTTGTTTTCCGAAGAGTTTTTTTATGAAGTTCATATGTTTGTTTAGCTTGTTTACAACGGTCTTGGCTATGACAAGTAGGGCGGCGGACACGCACTAAACTTTCCGCCAAGCACTTAGCAAAACCTTTGGGTTTTGTTTTTTCTTTTTTTTCTGGACAAAGCAAAATCCCAAAGATTTTGCGGACTTTGCAAATACGCCCAAGCCCTTAAATATAGCACTTTCTGCCCTGTTTGTTATAGCCCGTGTTGGCAACTGGCTTTTCCGTCCGAGTTAATCAGTATTCATCGTCAGGATTTAGGTTTATAATATAATTGTAAACAGTAGGTTTAGTAATTAGCCAATAGTCCATTTCTCCTTTCAAGAAACTTTTTAGACCAATGATAATTTCTTTCGTTAATAATTGAAATTTTTCCATCCACTCTGCTAAATCGTGTTCGTAAAGTTCATAATAGTTATCCTCAAACTTTTCTCTACTACGTTTTTTTATTTCGCTCAATTTTGGGATTGTATTATCAAGATTGAAATAAACGCTTAAAAATCGAAAATTTCTATGCATTGATTCGAAGAAAATTAAGTCAATGTCTTCTATTCCTAAATGGTAATCTCGGAAACTATGTTCGGATTGAAACTGCCTAAAATGTATAAGATTTGTTAAAAAAAATAATAGTTCATTTTCAAATTGGGGTCGGTCAGATTCGTAATAATAATCGAATTTGAATGAGAAAACTCCGTCTTTACCTTCAAAAAGATTTCTTTTATTCAATTTGTAACCGAATTTATCTTGCTTAGCAAATTCTCTAAAATTTCTTTTAATCTGATAGCCTACAGACGAGAAATAGAGTTCTTTTAATTCTAAGTCAGCTACAAATATAAAAACTGGGACAGCAAATTTGAACCAATAATTAGAAGTTGAAATATCAATTCCATTAATTTTATATGTATTGTCCTTAGTCCAAGGTATTTTCTGTCTCGATTTAAGTTGAACCAAGACTAATTCTCCAGTTAGTTCATTATCATCGTTAACTAGTTCAATATAACAGTCAATTCCGTAATCCCTTTCTGTTGCCTCTCGAATAATCCAACTACTTGGAATTTTAGACTGAAATAATTTATAGGATTCCGATTCCGAAATATGTTGAATTGCTCGTTTTGGTAATTTCAATGATATTTTTTTTAGCTTGTTGCCAACGTGTTTGTGTATGGTTAGTTGCGTGGTTTAAGCGTTAAAGTTAGCAAATAAAAACCGAATAGAAAATCCGCGAGGATTTTCGTAAGTAGGCAAGAACCAAGCAATTAATTATACACGGTGTTGTAAAACGTTTTTTATTAATTTCGTTTCATAGGAAGTTCTAAATCCAACGTAACTTATTTCCTCAATTTTTATTTTTTCCTTATCAGTCCATTTTGAATCTTTATCAATCAATTTCAATTCAATAGAACTGTCATTAATCGATAATATTTTACCAACGAAATAAGAATCTTCATCATCGTAAGTATAAATTGCTATCAGTTCAGGCATTAAGTGCTTTAAAGATGACTTTAAATCGCTGAAATTCTCAATATCGACTGATTTAAGTAGTTCAGCAGAATTGTCATTTTTTAATTCAGCGTAATCTTCTTTTTCCCAAACACGATATTTTTCAAAATCCCTGTTTTTGACTATTGTAAAACCGTCAAATTCGGCAGTTTCTTCGTTAAAATTCAGAAGTAAAACTATTTCAGAATTCGCAACTAAACATATTCCACTATAAACTTTGTCCCAATTTGGTGCAGTATCAATGTCAATTACTAATTTCTGTTTAATTATGTCTTTCAAAATTCAGGATTCTATTGATTTTTTTCTTTTATAAAATTCAATCCTTTTTCTGTAAGTGAATGATATCTTATGTTGTTTTCTCTTTTAGTGAATTCAATGTAACCAAAGTCTACTAAACACGTGACTAAAACTCCAGCTTCAACATGGTCTTTATATTTGAAATCTTTATTATTTCTAACATATTCATAAGCCATTGACGCAATGTCAAAAGGATAATCTTCGTTTAGATATTTCCAGTTTTTATTCCAAAAAACCAAAGCTTCTTCTTTAAATTCTTCGTCTGTCCAAATCATTGATAATGTTTCCGTTAAATGTTTTACAACGTGTTTGTATATGATTAGTGGCGTGTGTAAGTAACTAATTTAGCAAATAAAAACCAAATAGAAAATTCGGAAGAATTTTCGTAAGAAAGCTCAAACTAGCCATTAATTATATACGGTGTTGTAAAACGTTATTTTCTCCTATTTTCCACAAATTCGTAGGTGTTTTCTATTCCTTTGTTCGTTAATTCTATATGTCTTTTGAAAAATTCAGGCAAAGAGTATTTTTCATTCCAGATTTCCTCAACCTTTCCCATATCAGACATATTGTCAAGAATTGATTCCATATATTTTGTCTCGATTTGTTCATAATGAACAACCTTTTTTCTTCTTTCATTAAATTCTCTAAAATCAGAATCCTTAAATTCAAATAACCAATTCAGGTTTTCGTTTTCCGAATTATTCGCACGAATTTTATCAATTACATTCGCAAACATTATAAATTTAGGATTTGGAAATTCAGACGGAAATTCAGTCGCAATTTTATCTCCAATTCTGTCCCAAAAATTATAAAGTTTTTCATAACAAAAGCTAGCATACATTGAATATAAAGAATCATATAAATTTTGAAAATATGTTGCTCTTTGTTTGCCCATAAAATGTTTAGATTCCGCAATTGGGTTATTTATCAATGGTCGCAAAGTGTATAAAATTCCAGTCGTGTAAATCAAGTCTGATTGGATAAAATCAATATCTCTAGTAATATTGAAATCTAATCTAGCATCTGTAGCTTTTTCTCCAATAAAAAACGGATTTCCTTTAATTCCATCCGCATTTGTTTTTAATCCATTTACTTTTACATTTTCCGAAATTAGATTGTCAAAACCTGTTATTATTTCCTTTGTTTTTTCTTGCATTTTGTCGTTTCGATGAGCTTTTTGGTAATGTTTTACAACGGTTTTGTGTATGATTAGTGGCGTGTTTAAGTAACTAATTTAGCAAATAAAAACCGAATAGAAAATCCGCGAGGATTTTCGTAAGCAAGCTCCAACTAGCCATTAATTATACACGTTGTTGCCAACTGGCTTTATTTCATTATTTCAGTCAGATAAACGATTCCGAAAATCCAACCAACATAGAGTAGAGTGTAAGTCAGCGAGTAAACTGCTGAAATTCCAATATCTCCTTTTGTGTCTTTTGATTTATTAAAAACCAATTTTAATGCTCTGAAAAAAATCCAATACAACATTGCTAAAATTATAAAAATCGAAAACCAAAAGACAGCTTCTAAAACGATTAGTAAAATGATAATCAAAATTGTCATTCCAATCCAGAGTAAAATGGATAAAATCAGTCCTCCAATTCCATCTCCAACTGAAACACTTGGCGTGTCAAAAGTCGGTGTTGCATTTGCCATTAAATCTCCACTTTTAAAATTCCGAAATTTTGGAAAGTTGTCAATCAGTCCGATTCCTTTATAAAGTCCGTAAGTCATAAACAGAAAAAGTGCTGTTGCAATAATTCCGAGAGACAAATAGAGATTTGAAGTCAGATTTCGGTTGTAATTAATTCCAGTCAGATAAACAGTCAGAATTGTAATTCCGATTACGAGTAATGAAACTATGAAAACGGATTTTCCTTTTAAATAATTCTGTTTAATTTTCAATTCAGAGGTTTTTGGTCAGCTTGTTGGCAACGCTCAGGCTATGGGCAGTGCGGAAGTAAACATACGATTAGTTTCCTCCACGCGAATAGCAAAATCTTTTTGTTTTGTTTTTTCTTTTTTTTGGCCAAAGCAAAATCCAAAAGATTTTGCGGTGTAGGTCGACAAGCCCAAGCCCTTGGTAAAGCACCGACGTCCGCATTGCCTATAGCCACTGTTGACAACTGTAGCGACACGCCCGAGTAAGCACGTCCGTTTACGTTCCGCTTAGGTCTCGTCCACTCATTTTTTATATTTTTTCCGCCCGAGTAAAGTCCCGCCGGTTATTTTATTCAGATCAAGACTCTCCGCCAACTTGTTTTTTTCTGGCCGATCAAAGTCCCGCGTAGTGTCAAAGTCCGAACGATCTCCTCACGTAAAGTTACTTTTTTTAAGTCCGCCGAGTGAAAAGTCCGGCGAGTACCGTCCGGATTTTGTTGTCCGCTCCTCGTTTTTCATTAAAATCCGGTTTTCCATAAAGTCCTGCTTACGATCGATTCCGCCCAAATGATTTTTTTTCGAGCTATAGTTGTCAACGGTCTCGTATATGGCTCGTTGCGTGCAGAAAGGCAATTGCCTTTCCGTCTGTCACGAGCCAAATCTTTTTGTTTTGTTTTTAATTTTTTTACGCTAAAAGCCAAATCCAAAAGATTTGGCGGTCTTAGCAAATATACGCAAGCCTTTGGTTAAGCAAATATCTAGCAATGAGCTATATACAACTTAAGTTTGATTCTCAGTAAATTGTTGATATAACTAGAAAGAACAAAAGAGAGAATTAAGGTTACTATATACGGTGAAGCTTCAGACTTCGACAACATTGATAATCCTTTCTCTTTTACTACTTAGATCACGTTCAGTTCTGTGAGACTTTAGATCTCGTTTTTAAGTTGTTGTGAGCAGAAGTAGCTGGTTCTTTCATAAAACATTTCTTATGATTAAATATAAAGAAACTTTTGGAGTTGACATCAGTAAAGATGTCTTTGATGTACATGGTAGTAGCAAAGGTCACGACCAGTATAAGAACAATGAAACGGGGTTCAAGAAATACCTTAAGGAATTACCCAAAGGTTCATTGGTCGTTATGGAAGCTACCGGTTACTATCATTATAGGCTTGCACAGTTTCTTTACAAAAATAGTGTACTGGTATCCGTTGTAAATCCTTTATCGATAAAGCGATTTATACAAATGAAACTTGCCAAGGTAAAAACGGACAAGAGCGATGCCAAGGCTATATGTGAATATGCCCTAATCAACGAGGTTCCTATTTACAATGCCTTGACGGATACCCAGAGCGAATGTTTACAGTTGTTCCGCTTATTGGATACTTATTTAAAACAACGTACCGCGACCAAGAACAAGATACATGGGGAAGCTGTTTTGGGGATACCCTCAAAGTTTGTCTATCGTTCCTTGATACGTAACAAGAAGCAGCTGAACAAAGAGGTAGCAGCTATCGAGTCAAAGATACTATCATTGGTAAAGGAGGACCAACAGGAGCAATTAACATTGTTAACGTCAATACCAGGAATAGGACAAAAGACTGCATTGTTCTTAATTGTTGTCACTGACGGTTTCAACAAGTTCGAAACAGCAGCACAGCTTTGTAGTTATGTAGGTATAACCCCCACGATACGAGAGTCGGGGAGCAGTGTAAGAGGTCGGGCGCGAATAAGTAAGGTCGGCAATAGAAAGCTTCGTAATCTATTGTTTCTATGTTCTTTCAATGCCTGTAAACACAACAAGGCATGCAGAGAAGTATATGAGCGAATCGTGAACAAGGGTAAGAGCAAGAAACTGGCACTGATAGCCGTTGCCAACAAACTATTAAAACAGTCTTTTGCTATCGCAAAATCTGGCAGACCATATGATGAAACTTACGTTTCTATATTGCCTAGATAAATAGCATATAAATTGAATAAAAAAAGCTCAAGAATCTGTTTTTTGAATCTATGAGCCTAGATTAATATTGTCTCAGATTAAAGAAGAATTTGTTTGTTTTTTACCTCAGTTCTTTGTTGTAGCCAGTTTTTCTCCGCTCTGTTTCCGTTATTGATTCAATTCCGTCCGAGTAAAAAGTCCGACCGATTTTAATTCTCAGCATTTATCTCTCAATATCTATTTCTGTAATCATTTAGTTTCATTATTAAGGCTTCTTCATGACTCCAAAAAGGTTCTTTTGTAATGGTATGTTCGATATAGTTTTGTTTACCTTTTATAGCTTTCAGAGTATTTTGTATCAATTGGCAGCATTTTTTTGGTTCTGTAACAATTTGCTTTTCTGAAAATCTGATAACACCCCAATTAATT
The genomic region above belongs to Maribacter hydrothermalis and contains:
- a CDS encoding transposase; this translates as MIKYKETFGVDISKDVFDVHGSSKGHDQYKNNETGFKKYLKELPKGSLVVMEATGYYHYRLAQFLYKNSVLVSVVNPLSIKRFIQMKLAKVKTDKSDAKAICEYALINEVPIYNALTDTQSECLQLFRLLDTYLKQRTATKNKIHGEAVLGIPSKFVYRSLIRNKKQLNKEVAAIESKILSLVKEDQQEQLTLLTSIPGIGQKTALFLIVVTDGFNKFETAAQLCSYVGITPTIRESGSSVRGRARISKVGNRKLRNLLFLCSFNACKHNKACREVYERIVNKGKSKKLALIAVANKLLKQSFAIAKSGRPYDETYVSILPR
- a CDS encoding ligand-binding sensor domain-containing protein; the encoded protein is MNFLISTITLLLFFSCDGQKQKTVELKEPKVYTSADIVTSSLIDKNGDLWFGTSTEGLYRFDGEKFTNFNEDDGLCTNQIWDIIEDDKGIIWFATNKGLCNYDGKKFTQISLPYIDTSSEWYKNIYPTINPNQANSIIQDKNGIFWIGTSGGGAYKYDGTTFQNILAEKGRKYEDNLHHNVIQSILKDKNGNIWFASMSNGGITKYDGETFQEYKTESGLSDNMVRYLYQDQEGNIWIGTNGNRNGGLDKFDGKNFRNFNESNGLCNNNVAVIFQSSDGKIWVGSDREALCYFENGSFKSLDKLSGISIRTIIEDKDGNMWFGGRKGNLWKYDGKKLTDLTQLKIEKKVAANRVDGSAPS
- a CDS encoding Cthe_2314 family HEPN domain-containing protein, whose protein sequence is MQEKTKEIITGFDNLISENVKVNGLKTNADGIKGNPFFIGEKATDARLDFNITRDIDFIQSDLIYTTGILYTLRPLINNPIAESKHFMGKQRATYFQNLYDSLYSMYASFCYEKLYNFWDRIGDKIATEFPSEFPNPKFIMFANVIDKIRANNSENENLNWLFEFKDSDFREFNERRKKVVHYEQIETKYMESILDNMSDMGKVEEIWNEKYSLPEFFKRHIELTNKGIENTYEFVENRRK
- the ltrA gene encoding group II intron reverse transcriptase/maturase — translated: MDSLYLEGQEQYEMIAKVVAARNLSDACKKVVRNKGSAGIDGMTTQELKAFIDAHRSKVVHQLISKSYRSQAIKGVAIPKANGKTRLLGVPTVVDRWLQQAVSQQLVIHFELDFESESYGFRPRKNLQQGVLKSQEYINDGYQDLVDIDLKSFFDEVQHYKLLQLIYNKVKCPTTLWLIRKWLRAPILKNGQLCKRRKGLPQGSPLSPLLSNIMLDQLDKHLKVRGFRFIRYADDFSIYTKSKAAARAIGNEVYLFLKEKLDLPVNRAKSGIRRPSTFKVLGYRFTPVYKKGVKGRYQLTVSESAWQTLKRKLRYLTKKTLPLSLAERLQRLKLIYRGWLNNFRLGNIETKLKKLDEWLRNRLRYCIWHDWKKPERKRKNLIGLGIKQGQAYAWSRTRMGGWAVAQSPILRTTITEKRLRKRGYESMLTYYHVVKF
- a CDS encoding DUF4365 domain-containing protein, with product MKLPKRAIQHISESESYKLFQSKIPSSWIIREATERDYGIDCYIELVNDDNELTGELVLVQLKSRQKIPWTKDNTYKINGIDISTSNYWFKFAVPVFIFVADLELKELYFSSVGYQIKRNFREFAKQDKFGYKLNKRNLFEGKDGVFSFKFDYYYESDRPQFENELLFFLTNLIHFRQFQSEHSFRDYHLGIEDIDLIFFESMHRNFRFLSVYFNLDNTIPKLSEIKKRSREKFEDNYYELYEHDLAEWMEKFQLLTKEIIIGLKSFLKGEMDYWLITKPTVYNYIINLNPDDEY
- a CDS encoding group II intron maturase-specific domain-containing protein, with the protein product MANTQTQAQAPCQENVAIVISGKATALKTHLRGWFNNFRLGNIGVKLKKLDEWLRNRLRFCIWHDWKKPERKRKNLIGLGIKQGQAYAWSSTRMGGWAVAQSPILRTTITEKRLRKRGYQSMLAYYLSVKF